GGCAGTACAAACGCGTTCGGGTAAAGCATAATATCGGTGCCGATCTTATTTACAGTACGCTACATCTTGTACTGATAGCGGCATTTCTATTACTTCGGTGATGCCGAAAAGACGGGAAAAGAAATTGAACCATAGAGACCACCGAGGGACACAGAGGGTGCATTCGTCGGAATATTCACCGTTCGGCCCGTTCGTGTTTTTTTCATCCTCCGTGTCCTCTGTGGTTTATTTTTATTCTTTGCGTGAGGCCTTGTTCGCCGGGACTGGATACGCATGAGTTTCATAGAGCTCGAGGATATAACGTTTTCGTACGACCATCAGCCCGGGCTTGCAGGGTTTTCTGCGTCGATACGCAAAGGCGCATCGGTTGCGGTTATCGGGCCCAACGGCAGCGGTAAATCGACGCTGCTCAAGCTCCTGAACGGACTTATTCTGTCCAAGAATGGGGTCTATCGTTTCGACAGGGAAGTGATCAATAATGCGTTCCTGAAGAATTCCGCGCGCGCGAAGCGTTTCCATCAGCGTGTGGGCTTCGTGTTCCAGAATTCCGACGCTCAGCTCTTCTCGCCCACGGTGTTCGAAGAGATAGCCTTCGGACCGTGGCAGATGGATATTCCCGATGATGAGGTCAATAAGCGCGTCTTTGATTGTCTTCAACTCCTCGGCATTGAGCATCTGAAACATCGCGAGCCGCATCACCTGAGCGAAGGGGAGAAGAAGAAGGTGGCTATCGCCGCCGTGCTCGCGCTCAATCCCGAGGTGCTCGTGCTCGATGAGCCCATGGAAGGGCTTGA
The sequence above is a segment of the Spirochaetota bacterium genome. Coding sequences within it:
- a CDS encoding ABC transporter ATP-binding protein is translated as MSFIELEDITFSYDHQPGLAGFSASIRKGASVAVIGPNGSGKSTLLKLLNGLILSKNGVYRFDREVINNAFLKNSARAKRFHQRVGFVFQNSDAQLFSPTVFEEIAFGPWQMDIPDDEVNKRVFDCLQLLGIEHLKHREPHHLSEGEKKKVAIAAVLALNPEVLVLDEPMEGLDPRTKASLRNVLLSLHEAGKTIIGATHEFDYVKGVFDSVIVLSNEHAVVSRGRFERVVRDKKFLRRHNII